From the Bacillus sp. 2205SS5-2 genome, the window TACTGGGGAAGTACTCAAGTGGCTGAAGAGGCGCCCCTGCTAAGGGTGTAGGTCGCGCAAGCGGCGCGAGGGTTCAAATCCCTCCTTCTCCGCCAGTTTTAATTTAGGCCCGTTGGTCAAGCGGTTAAGACACCGCCCTTTCACGGCGGTATCACGGGTTCGATTCCCGTACGGGTCATAAAAGACATCTCAATAGATGTCTTTTTTTTGTCCATAATATTACTAGTACCGACTATTAGACGGTTACAGTTGCTTTCCTAGAATGTGTGCCTCAGGATGTGGGAAACTTCTCTGTTCTATAGTTTCTTCTTAGTGATCCATCAATTTCTAGAGAATTGCTCGCTCAGTTGGTTATTGCTACAAATTTGAGAAGGATTTTCGAATTTATATAAAAGGCTGGGTATAAGTTGTAGGTCATTTTAGTGATGCGCTTGAAAAGTGTTTTGTAGATTCTAGTGAATGTAAATTACTGTTGAACAGCCTGTAAACTATGATAGAGAATACCCTTGAGCTTTCGATGCTGAAGAAGACGAACGATTTACTATTTCAATCATTGCAAAGATTATGATGGGGAAAACTTACTTTATTTACTATTTTGCTCGAATGGCTAGAAAATTTCCGATTAGAGAATCAGAGGACGATGCAGCAACAAAGGGAGCCAACATAACGAAAAGAATAAACTTTAAAAACATCATAAAGGGTGTCTATCTATACATGAAGATGAATGAAAAATCATTAATGGGAGGGAAAGTCTAGGTTGTTGATTCAAACTAGAGTACAAATTTAATCTAATCTTTTTCGACGTTTAAAAAATTGCAATAAAGTTTCAGACATTCCAAGCTGTTGGAATGTCTTTTTTTACTCTTTGATACGAAAGTGGGTTTTGATGCTGATTATAGCGCGAAAAAGAACCCTCCCTAAAATGGCTAATCCACTTTTTAAAAAAGCAAACAGAATTCTTTTTTTGTAGGTTTCTTGTTTTTTGCCTGCACTTTCATAAAGTATATATTGAAAGTGAACACAGTCATAACAATACATATTTCCGCTAGATGCACCGCTGTGGCATCATTCTAACCGTCGGAAATGGTGGCCAGCTTGAGGTACGAAGATCATCTTAGTACATACCAAATCATCGTTGACTGAATGGATTAAGACTAAACCGCTAGACTCCATTTTCATCTATTGCATTGTCTGTGAAGGACATGGGGCTTTCGTATACATTGTTGCTATTGAATCTAATTTTAGATGCAATCTTTCAATTTGTTGTTAATATTCTTTAAAAATGGCTGTTTTAGCAAAAATTGTGGCTTTTCGAATCAGTTGATCATCTATGATATAGCCTAATTTCGGGCATCATTTTGTCTATTTTTGATGGAAATCAACATAGAAATGGAAGATTTAATAAAAAATATGATGAAATAGTCACAATGTATACGAAAAGAGCCTTAAAATAGATGAAAAAATGAACTGAAATTAAGCTATTCACCCGTCTATAGGCTGAGTTGAATCGCAACATTCTTAGTGAAAACAAGCACTTGAAAAAATATCTATAGAATTTGATTGATTATCAATCCTACTTAATAATAGAGCTTATATTTAAGCAATTGAAAGCCCTGAAGCTATTGCAAAAATATACTAGAAACTTGTTAACTGTCAAAATTGAGTTAACCCTATTATTGGAAATGTTCCTTTTTATAGGCTATAATAAAATTGAATATTTAGAAAATTATATAACTCCGAACAATAACTTCCTTCCAGAGACCCATTAAATTCTAAATTCTTTTATTGTATCAACAAATACTTCTAATCTTTTTTTACATTTTTCTACTGATTTCGTCAAACAACACTGTTGGAAGCGCTTAATAAAAAAAGTGAACCGTTTTCATAAAAATCGATGTGGCTTTTTGTCGAAAGTTCGAGAGTGATTATTGAAGGAGAATAGCTTTTCTAGAAGAATACCAATAAGTAGACCAAGAAATGCGTAGGTGAAGCTAATGACAACTATTTATCCAAGTCCTTATGATATTCATTTATTTCATGAAGGGCAATTATTTGAAGCATATCTAACCTTTGGGGCTCACGTTTTAAAGACAGGAGATGCATTATCAACCACGTTCTGTGTTTGGGCACCAAATGCTGAAACAGTGTCAGTAGTAGGTAGTTTTAATTCATGGAAAGCTGATGAATTAAAAATGAAAAAAATTACTGAAAGTGGGATATGGTTTGTAAGTTATCCCTCTTCTCTTAAAGGACATGTTTATAAGTATCAAATTCTCACAAACGATGGAAAAACGTTGTTAAAAACGGATCCATTTTCATTCTTTGCGGAAAAACGACCGAACACTGCTGGGATAATCTGTGGAGAGAGTGAATTTAAATGGGACGATGAGCATTGGCTTTTTATGAGAAGAAAAGAGCCTGTTTATGATAAACCTTTGTTTATTTATGAAATTCATTTAGGGACTTGGAAAGTCAAAGGTAAAGAATTATTTTACACATATGCTGAGATTGCTGATGAACTTGTCCCTTATTTAGTTGAGCATGGTTATACTCATGTAGAGATTATGCCAATAACGGAACATCCTTTTGATCGTTCCTGGGGATATCAAAGCACAGGCTATTTCTCTCCAACCAGCCGATATGGAACTCCAGACGACCTAAGATACCTTATCAACAAATGCCATTTGCATAATATAGGGGTTATTTTAGATTGGGTACCAGGTCATTTTTGTAAAGATGAACATGGACTTTATCGATTTGATGGCTCGTATCTTTTTGATTATTCTAAAGAACACGACCGGGAGAATTATTTGTGGGGAACAGCAAATTTTGACTTAGGAAAAAATGAAGTACAAAGTTTTTTAATTTCAAGCGCACGCTATTGGCTTGAGGAATTTCATGTTGATGGTTTTAGAATTGATGCGGTTGCAAATATATTATATTGGGCTAACCAAGAATCACTTGTTCCAAATGAAGGTGCCATAGACTTTTTGAAGAAATTAAACTCTGCAATTTTCGAAGTGGAGCCTAATGCATTAATGATGGCTGAGGACTCAACGGATTGGCCACAAGTTACCTCCCCAGTTCATTATGGAGGATTAGGCTTTAATTATAAATGGAATATGGGTTGGATGAATGATGTGTTGAAGTATATGGAGACCTATGAGGGCGATCGAAAGCATGTACATTCTTTGTTAACTTTTTCATTGTTATATGCTTTTTCTGAAAACTACGTTTTACCGCTATCTCACGATGAAGTTGTGCATGGTAAAAAGTCATTATTAAGTAAAATGCCTGGAGATTATTGGCAGAAATTTGCGCAACTTCGTCTCTTATTGGGATATTTAGTCGCTCATCCAGGAAAGAAGCTTCTCTTTATGGGTACTGAATTAGCACCTTTCTCCGAATGGAAAGATCTCGATCAAATTGATTGGCATTTAGAAGATTATGACATGCATAAGGCGTTTAATGCATACATTAAAGAGTTGTTGCATTTTTATAGAGAAATTAATCCATTTTTTGAAAAGGACCATTTATCGGATGGTTTTGAATGGATTGATGTTGATAATAATGAGCAAAGCATTCTAAGTTTTATGAGAAAAGGTAAAAAGAAAGAGGATTTTGTAATTGTCATTTGCAATTTCACAAGCAATGTATACCACCACTATAAAGTGGGCGTGCCAAATGCAGACTATTATATTGAGCTGTTTAACAGTGATCATCAGCGCTATGGTGGGTCGGGTCAGATTAACGAGAATGATATAGCCGTAGTTAGCGAATCATTTCACGACAGACCAAAAACGGTAGAAATAACGATTCCACCTTTTGCAGTAGTTTATCTTCAGCCAGTTTATCAAGTGAGAGGAGAAAGGACATAATGGGAAAAACAAAGTGTGTAGCCATGTTATTAGCTGGAGGAAAGGGTAGTAGACTAAGTTCATTAACAGAGAGTTTAGCAAAGCCTGCTGTACCTTTTGGAGGGAAATATCGAATTATTGATTTTCCTTTGAGTAATTGTACAAATTCAGGAATTAATACGGTGGGTGTTTTAACACAATATCAACCTCTCGTTTTAAATACTTATATTGGAATTGGTAGCGCTTGGGATTTGGACCGGAAAAATGGTGGGGTTACCGTGCTACCTCCATATAGTGAATCATCGGAAGTGAAATGGTATACAGGTACAGCTAGTGCCATTTATCAAAACTTAAATTATATCGAACAATACGATCCTGAATATGTTCTTATTTTATCGGGTGATCATATTTACAAAATGGATTACGACAAAATGCTAAATTACCATATTGAATCTAAATCGGATGTAACTATATCTGTTGTCGAAGTACCGTGGAATGAAGCGAGTCGTTTTGGCATTATGAATACAGACAAAGATTTTAAAGTACTAGATTTTGACGAGAAGCCTGAAGAGCCTCGAAATAATTTAGCCTCAATGGGGATCTATATTTTCAATTGGTCGTTGTTAAAAGAATGTTTAGAATCAGATGAAAGAAACTCTCAATCTAGTAATGACTTTGGCAAAGATATTATTCCGAAACTTATAGAAGAAGGCAAAAATCTTATGGCCTATCCTTTTACTGGTTATTGGAAGGATGTAGGAACAATTCGAAGCCTATGGGAAGCAAACATGGATTTACTACGAGATGACTGTGATTTGAATCTATTCGATTACTCATGGCGAGTATATTCAGTCAATCCAAATCAACCTCCTCAATATATATCAGAGCAAGCAGTTGTAACAGAGTCTCTAGTGAATGAAGGATGTATTGTTGAAGGAACAGTTATCCATTCAGTTTTATTTCATGGAGTTGAGGTAAAAAAAGAAGCAGTCATTAAAGATTCAGTTATTATGCCAGGTGCAGTAATCGGGAAAGGTTCTTACATTCAAAATGCGATTGTTCCAAGTGACGTTAAGGTTCCAGCAGGGACTTTCATTGCAGCAAAAGATGACGAAGATGAAATTATTTTAGTTACCGATTCATATTTGAAGGCTGTTTTAGAAGAAGTTTAAATAACATCATAAGAATGGGGGAGAAATTATGAATAAAGCAATGATTGGCATTATTGACGCAACCACATTTCACGATACTCTCGAAGACTTACTTTTGCATCGTTCCCTAGCAGCGGTTCCATTGGCGGGGAGATATCGATTAATTGATTTTGTTTTATCAAATATGGTCAACTCAGGAATGGAAAGTGTGGCAATCTTTCCAAAATATCAGTATCGCTCGTTGATGGACCACTTAGGTTCAGGAAAAGATTGGGATTTAAGTCGCAAGAGGGATGGTTTATTTTTCTTTCCTGCACCAGCTTTGGAAAGCATCGAGGAGGGGCTCGATTCCTTCAATCATTTTGCACATCATATAGATTATTTTAAAAGAAGTCATCAAGACTTTGCTGTCATTAGTAACTGTTTCAGTGTTAGTAATATGGATTTTTGTCAGATACTAGATCGTCATATTGCAGAAGAATGTGACATCACAGTTGTCGAGCAAAAGGGGAATCCACTTGATATTTTTATTTTATCAACCTCCCTTCTCATTTCTTTAATTGAAAATCGATCAAATACGGGTTACTCCTGTATGCATGATGTATTAGAGGATGTGAAAAGTCAATACAGTGTAAATACGTATGAGTATGTTGATTATGTGAAGAAAATTGAGAATATCAACGATTACTACGATGCCAATATGGAGATACTATCACCTTCAATATGGAAGCACTTGTTTACTGACAATAACCCTATTTATACAAAGGTTAAAGATGAACCGCCAACCCGTTACACAAAGGAGTCACTGGTTCGAAACTCTATGGTGGCGAATGGTTGTCTGATTGAAGGAGATGTAGATCATAGTGTTGTGTTCCGGGCAGCAAAAGTAGGAAAAGGTTCATCGCTGAAAAATTGCATCGTCATGCAAAAGAGCCAGATAGGTGAAAATTGTGTTTTAGAATCTGTTATTTTAGATAAAGATGTAAAGATAAAAGATAATGTGAAATTAATTGGAACGCCTGAAGAACCTATTGTGATTCGTAAAGGGCTTGTTCAAGGAGAGTTGATGAACTCGTGAAGGTATTATTTACAGTTTCGGAATGCGTCCCTTTCATTAAATCCGGGGGATTAGCAGATGTAGCAGGGGCCTTACCGAAAGAACTTTTAAAATTAGGAACGGATATTCGTGTTATTTTGCCCAAATATAAAGGGATTCCCCTTCAATATCAAGAGAAAATGAAAAAGGTTGCTGAGTTTGAGGTCCAAGTTGGATGGAGAAAGCAGTATTGTGGAATCGAACAACTAACATTAGATGGGGTTATCTACTACTTTGTAGATAACCTATACTATTTTGAACGGGACACATTGTATGGTCATTATGACGATGGAGAACGCTTTTCATATTTCACACGAGCGGTTCTTGATAGTTTCCCTTATTTAGATTTTTTCCCTGATTTGATTCATTGTCATGATTGGCATACAGCGATGATACCATTTTTATTAAAAGTAGAATATATCCATCGCCAAGGTTATCATTTTATGAGAAGCATGTTCACTATTCATAATTTACAATTTCAAGGCATCTTTCCGAAGACAGTTTTATCGGACCTATTAAGAGTCGACCAGAAGTACTTCAATTCTGATCAATTAGAATTTCATGGAAATATGAATTTTTTAAAGGGAGGTTTACTAGCTGCAGATATAATCTCTACCGTGAGTCCAACATATCGTGATGAGATATTAGAAGATTATTATGGCGAGAAAATAAATGGTGTTTTACATGAAAGAAAAAGTCAACTAGTTGGGATATTGAATGGTATAGATGATACGATCTATAATCCGAAAGAGGATTCAACCATAATTCCGTACACTGTCGATTCTCTTGATAGCAAAATGGAAAACAAAAGAAATTTACAGATAGAATTTGGTTTGCCCGTGAGAGATGATGTTCCAATCATTGCTATCATTTCACGATTAACAAAGCAAAAAGGACTGGACTTAATAAAAGCTGTTTTTCACGAAATGATGCAAGAAGATGTTCAGTTTATTTTACTTGGCACAGGGGAATATGAGTTTGAGCAGTTCTTTCGTCAAATGGAAGCAAAGTATCATGACAAAGTACGGTCACATATAGGGTTTGATGAGGTTCGAGCACACCGGATTTATGCGGGCTCTGATTTGTTTTTAATGCCATCAAAGTTTGAACCATGTGGACTAGGTCAAATGATTGCTATGAAATATGGGGTCTTGCCACTAGTACGGGAAACCGGTGGGTTAAACGATACAGTGAATTCTTACAATGATGAGACCGAGGAAGGAAATGGTTTTTCTTTTACTAATTTTAATGCACATGACATGCTCTTTACTTATCAAAGAGCACTCCACTTTTATCGAAAACCAGCGATATGGGCATCCATTGTCAAACAAGCTATGAATAAAGACAATAGTTGGGCTCAATCAGCATATAAATACAATCAGCTCTATGCAGAGCTCATATCTAGGAGTGAGAGTCATGTTTTTTGATAAAAGTGAGTTTAAAGAGGCATTCTTAAAAAGACTAGAGATGAGTTATGGAAAGGCATTCCCTCACACAACAAAACGTGATCAATTTCATACGTTAGGACATATGATTAGAGAATACATTAGTATGAATTGGATTCATACTAATGAGCATTACAGGCTACAAAATCAAAAGCAAATGTATTATTTATCAATTGAATTTTTATTGGGACGACTCTTAGGGCAGAATCTCATTAACTTAGGAATCTACGATATCGTGAGCGGAGGACTGCAAGATTTAGGAATTGATTTAGATGATTTAGAAGAAGTCGAATCCGATGCAGGACTTGGGAACGGGGGGTTAGGTAGACTTGCCGCTTGTTTCATGGATTCGCTAGCCTCGCTCGACTTGCCTGGACACGGGTGTGGTATTCGATATAAACACGGTCTGTTTGAACAGAAAATTGTTGACGGTTACCAGGTAGAACTCCCTGAGCAATGGCTTCGTCATGGTCATGTTTGGGAGGTAAGAAAACCAGATTTGACTGTAAATGTCCCGTTTTGGGGAAGAGTAGAGTCATATGTGGATGAAGAAGGAAACTTGCGATTTGAGCATCGTGATGCTGAATATGTTAGTGCTGTTCCTTATGATATGCCCGTTGTAGGGTTTAAAAATTCTACGGTAAATACATTAAGATTGTGGAGCGCCGAGCCTTCTCGGTATCATGCTCACAAAGACATGATGAAATATAAGCGAGATACAGAGGCAATAACTGAATTTCTATATCCAGATGATACTCATGACGAAGGAAAGATTTTACGCTTGAAGCAACAGTATTTCTTGGTATCAGCAAGTATTCGTACGATAGTAGATTCATATCTTGCAAGAAATGAAAAGATTGAGAATCTTTCAGAATATGTTGTAATTCACATCAATGATACTCATCCTGTTCTTGCGATTCCAGAGTTAATG encodes:
- the glgA gene encoding glycogen synthase GlgA, which gives rise to MKVLFTVSECVPFIKSGGLADVAGALPKELLKLGTDIRVILPKYKGIPLQYQEKMKKVAEFEVQVGWRKQYCGIEQLTLDGVIYYFVDNLYYFERDTLYGHYDDGERFSYFTRAVLDSFPYLDFFPDLIHCHDWHTAMIPFLLKVEYIHRQGYHFMRSMFTIHNLQFQGIFPKTVLSDLLRVDQKYFNSDQLEFHGNMNFLKGGLLAADIISTVSPTYRDEILEDYYGEKINGVLHERKSQLVGILNGIDDTIYNPKEDSTIIPYTVDSLDSKMENKRNLQIEFGLPVRDDVPIIAIISRLTKQKGLDLIKAVFHEMMQEDVQFILLGTGEYEFEQFFRQMEAKYHDKVRSHIGFDEVRAHRIYAGSDLFLMPSKFEPCGLGQMIAMKYGVLPLVRETGGLNDTVNSYNDETEEGNGFSFTNFNAHDMLFTYQRALHFYRKPAIWASIVKQAMNKDNSWAQSAYKYNQLYAELISRSESHVF
- a CDS encoding glucose-1-phosphate adenylyltransferase, whose protein sequence is MGKTKCVAMLLAGGKGSRLSSLTESLAKPAVPFGGKYRIIDFPLSNCTNSGINTVGVLTQYQPLVLNTYIGIGSAWDLDRKNGGVTVLPPYSESSEVKWYTGTASAIYQNLNYIEQYDPEYVLILSGDHIYKMDYDKMLNYHIESKSDVTISVVEVPWNEASRFGIMNTDKDFKVLDFDEKPEEPRNNLASMGIYIFNWSLLKECLESDERNSQSSNDFGKDIIPKLIEEGKNLMAYPFTGYWKDVGTIRSLWEANMDLLRDDCDLNLFDYSWRVYSVNPNQPPQYISEQAVVTESLVNEGCIVEGTVIHSVLFHGVEVKKEAVIKDSVIMPGAVIGKGSYIQNAIVPSDVKVPAGTFIAAKDDEDEIILVTDSYLKAVLEEV
- the glgB gene encoding 1,4-alpha-glucan branching protein GlgB; translated protein: MTTIYPSPYDIHLFHEGQLFEAYLTFGAHVLKTGDALSTTFCVWAPNAETVSVVGSFNSWKADELKMKKITESGIWFVSYPSSLKGHVYKYQILTNDGKTLLKTDPFSFFAEKRPNTAGIICGESEFKWDDEHWLFMRRKEPVYDKPLFIYEIHLGTWKVKGKELFYTYAEIADELVPYLVEHGYTHVEIMPITEHPFDRSWGYQSTGYFSPTSRYGTPDDLRYLINKCHLHNIGVILDWVPGHFCKDEHGLYRFDGSYLFDYSKEHDRENYLWGTANFDLGKNEVQSFLISSARYWLEEFHVDGFRIDAVANILYWANQESLVPNEGAIDFLKKLNSAIFEVEPNALMMAEDSTDWPQVTSPVHYGGLGFNYKWNMGWMNDVLKYMETYEGDRKHVHSLLTFSLLYAFSENYVLPLSHDEVVHGKKSLLSKMPGDYWQKFAQLRLLLGYLVAHPGKKLLFMGTELAPFSEWKDLDQIDWHLEDYDMHKAFNAYIKELLHFYREINPFFEKDHLSDGFEWIDVDNNEQSILSFMRKGKKKEDFVIVICNFTSNVYHHYKVGVPNADYYIELFNSDHQRYGGSGQINENDIAVVSESFHDRPKTVEITIPPFAVVYLQPVYQVRGERT
- a CDS encoding sugar phosphate nucleotidyltransferase — protein: MNKAMIGIIDATTFHDTLEDLLLHRSLAAVPLAGRYRLIDFVLSNMVNSGMESVAIFPKYQYRSLMDHLGSGKDWDLSRKRDGLFFFPAPALESIEEGLDSFNHFAHHIDYFKRSHQDFAVISNCFSVSNMDFCQILDRHIAEECDITVVEQKGNPLDIFILSTSLLISLIENRSNTGYSCMHDVLEDVKSQYSVNTYEYVDYVKKIENINDYYDANMEILSPSIWKHLFTDNNPIYTKVKDEPPTRYTKESLVRNSMVANGCLIEGDVDHSVVFRAAKVGKGSSLKNCIVMQKSQIGENCVLESVILDKDVKIKDNVKLIGTPEEPIVIRKGLVQGELMNS